The Lynx canadensis isolate LIC74 chromosome A2, mLynCan4.pri.v2, whole genome shotgun sequence DNA segment AAGTTTCCTAAGTGTAAAGCAGAACCAGCAGCCACCAACACAGAAGACCTACCCCACAGATGGAGAAGAGATGGAACACTGAAAGTGAGCCTGAGTGACCTCCCCAGCCCTGCAGCGCGAGGCCAGTGGGGCTCCTTCAGGATCAGCAAAGCAAGTTCTCATCACCAAACCAGCTTCAGAGCAGCTGGCTTATTAACATCTGGAGATCCAAGCACTCTCTTCCAGGTTTGAAGACCAAAGGAAAAGGGATGTGATGAGGGGGGCGGTCCCCAAGGCAAGGGGAGTCTACATTGTTGCCCCAAGAGAGTCCACTTCCCTCCTAAAATGCCTGGGATTTTCCACTTTGGTAGGGGAAGGTAACAAGGCAAAACAATGAGGGCCTCCTCATTGGCCACCATGTGCAGTTAGGCAGCAGGAACCCAGCAGGCCAATGTGCCTTTTTCTTGGGTTCAGCAGAACTAGACACAACCCCAGCATGCCTTTGCCCTTAGAAAAGCtaaggccaggggcgcctgggtggctcagtcggttgagcgtccgacttcggctcaggtcatgatctcacggttcgtgagttcgagccccgcgtcaggctctgggctgatggctcagagcctggagcctgctgccaattctgtgtctccctctctctctgcccctcccccattcatgctctgtctctctctgtctcaaaaataaataaacattaaaaaaaaaaattaaaaaaaaaaaaaaaaaaaagaaaagctaaggcCAGACTAGAAAGTCACCAGGAGCTACAACTGGGCATCAGAGTTAAGACAGTAAAGGATAGGACTGAGACTGGGCCAGGCTGGGAACTGTCCAGAGCTCTGGTCTCTAGGCTTGGCTGTCCTCCAAGATCAGCCAGCCCTTTCCAAGGAGACATACCACATGTCCCTAATATTCTCTCTCCACATAATATGACTACTTTTCCTAAAACACACATTTCCCAGAGTCCTACAGGCCTGGAGTCTGCTCAGCCGGACTCAATCCCGGAGGAGCTGTTAAATAACTCACTGTTTCAGTTTGCAAACCTTTTACGACTTAGTGACAAGTGAAACTACATTCTGACAGCAACTGCAAGTTCCTAGTACTCAgtgacttctctttttttcttgggatACTCCCTCCCGCTAAAATTAcagacccacccacccccaataCCTGGAATAAAGAAGAGAGCACAATACCACATTTTAACCTATGAGATGTGGAGAACAGCTCTTCTCCTGAGAGCCTAAGACCAAATGGAAGTTACTTTGTCTCCCTCACCTTGAATGCATTGATGAACTCTCTGAACTGAACCCCAACAGCATGTAGGAAAGCAGTCATGGGCAGTAATTCTGAGGGGGCACAGACAGGACTAGCTTGCCTGGATAAGGTGGAAAAGGATGCAGAGCTACTTGGTTTCTCTTCTACTTGCCTATATGTTCCCATTTGTCCTATCTCTCTTGGTCTCAGCTGGCAGCTACTTTAAATCAGCAGTGGAGCAATGCAGCCACTGAGGTTATTAGTTAATAAATGCTGACAGCATGGCCTTTCCTGGTCATTTGTACATGTTAAAATATGATGCATGAGCTCTCCAAGTGGAAGATCCATTGAGATCCAAAGAAAGGAAGCTATCATGGTGGAGTTACAGATGTTGTATTAATGTTGTGGAGCAAAAAAGAGCCCATCTCTCCCACAAGCAAATGCCAGCCCATGGCATTGACACTAATATAGATCCTAGAGGCTAACAATATGCAAAGTGGCAGGCAGCATCCTCCAACCCCTCCACACACATGCATTCTCACCTCCACACAACTTGCTCTTTCCTGGCTGCCAGAAGCACAAGATCTGATCTCCTCACCCTTGCAGGGTCTTCCCACTTTCCAGACTTTGAATAATGATGAGGGCCATGGACAGGGAAGGCTGAGGGCTTCCGTCATAAAACACTTGGCAGCAAGCCTTGGAAATGGTGTAGGAGAAAAACACAGCTGGGCTCAATATTTAAATTGAGAGATCAGGTTTGGGGATCCTAATGTTCTCAAAAAAGAGGGgaaaccacttttttttcctgcatttttcaCTTTTGCCATAAGGCGTTTTCAACAAAATACAGAATGTCATTTCTTTGGAGGAAAAATGACTGGGAGACCAGCTGATCACTGGCACAGTAGCCTGGCTCATTCATAGCCTCCCTCACAGGCAGGACAGCATGGGCCGACAGAACTGGGCTGAAGGAGCTCTCCAACACAGAGACCCTGAGCCGCAGAATGTTACAAAGAGCACATGTTTTCGGCTTCCTTCCTATGTGCCAGGGATTTTTCACATGTCATCTCCTTCAGTCTTCACAACAGCTGTATGGGAAGAACTGCTATTATCCCAGCTTTATCAGATGGACAAACAAGGGGACAGATCCTTTGGGTAACTTAGCCAAGGTCATACCACAAGTGGCAGAGTTGGGCTTTAAACCCATGCTGTACGACTCAAAAGTCTGTACTCTATGATATAGAGAACTGCCTGGGTGGCATCCACACAATGGGAAATTAAAGTGTGTGGATATTTGCATACAAATGTGTATGCGTGTGCGTGCAGTGTATAAACCAATCGTGTAAATACAGAGGTGAGTCCCTAGGTAGCCAAGAAAACCTCACCCAGATTAGGGTAACAGAGGATTTAGGTGAAAATACTGTGGGTCAGAAGCTACCTCTAAGGAGAGGAGTTGGAAAGGAAGGAGACTTACTTTTCCCTGTATGCCCTGATGTCCTGTTTGAACATTTTATCATGTATGTGTACTTcctactttaaaaacttttaaactgaaaagaaataccGTATGTTGTCATTGAGTCACTAGGTATTTGAAATCTACTGAGTCATATTTTCTAAAAGATAGATATATGAGAAAAAGCAATCCCATGCTACAGAGGCCTATTGCATGTATcacagggtgggcaggggaggtgggttCATTCATTGCAGAAGAGAGGACTCAGCTGGGGGTGTCTGAGTTGCTCAATACCCAAGAACAGTAAAAGCGAAAACATTCAACCAACCATCCTCTCCCATTTTCATTTTCGGACAACCCCCCGCCCCCTACGGCCACAGGACCTGCCTCCATTTAGAAAGtcagtgaaagaatgaatgaccTCACTTTCCCCAACCAGGCGGGTCCTAAAGTGTTtttcacaaaacaaaacttgagtaaatcaatttatgttttaaatactgTAGCAGAGGTCCTTGTTTTAGCAATCCTGATGAGATCTTTGCAAAGAAGCTGATTGTGATAACactgtgttttgtaaatatttctttcttcttcttttttttttttttcttttctttttttttttttttttttttggtgctgtaCAAGGGTCCTAGTTTCAACCTGGAGCCAATCTTCAGAGCTGCCTGGGTGTCTGGGAGACTAGTAAGGCAGCCTGGTCTAGAGTTCATTTGCATGAGACCAAGGACCCTCCTGCAAGAGACGTCATTATAAGGGCTGAGGGAACCTGTACAAGCTATACAAGCTCAACCCAGTAAGGTAGCCTGGGGCGCTGGAGGCAAAGCATGATTCAGAGCCTGAGAGCCCAAGTCTGTGTTAGATTTCTTCCCAGTTACCTGTGGACTCAAAACCAGTCCTACGCAGGAGGGAGCGATGAACACAAGCTCTAGAAAATTTCACAAGGTCCTCCTTTGACATGTCAAAGAGGTGAGTAGTATTCTTGCCACTTCTGCTCTGAACCAAGTGGGCATTGCTAACTTGAGGGCTCCAGCAGAGACAATACCCACCTGGTCTCCTCAGGGCTCTCTCCCTGAGGAGCAGGATCACCCTCTGACCAGCAGTGGGGACAGCACTAGCAGCACAAAACAAACCCCTCGGCAGAGAGATCAAAGTGTTCACTGGGAGGGTCCCCACGGGGCCACTAGGGAGAGAACAGGGCTGAGGCTGAGCTGGCTGAAGTGGGCTGGAAGAGGTGAGAAAGAAACTGGCAGATGCCACATCGTGGCACAGAGGAGTCATTTATGTGTGCACCTCACACCACGTCTGGTAACCCCTAGAGACAACTGCACGAGATTTGGGGGCAGTCAGGCAGTTCTGCAACAGCTGGTCACAGAGAAAGCCAGCAAAGAGAGGAAAGTCCTGCAGATGGCTCGCTGTTAGTAGCATCTTACTTGTAACCCCAAGCTAGTGGGCTATGGTGTGGTCTGAGGAAGCTCAGGTCAAAACGTCTTAGGTTTTTATGACTATGAATTAAATGGAATACTAAATCCTAGCCTGTTAATCTGGTAATGAGAGCATTTCTTAAATCATAGTCAGCCTTAGCTTTTTGCCCCCCCTCCTGTAAAACTTTGTGCATGACTTCAACTTTACTTTCCTTCTTAAGACATGCCAAAATGCTGAgtcactaaaaaagaaataaataaataaataaaattaaaaaaataaaaacaaaaaacagaaaagaaagtaaaggaagagtGATCCTGCCTCTTAGGCTAGCTTGGTATGACCTAAGCGGCactttccgcccccccccccagttgtgATTCCTGTGATGCTAAAGGACGTCACATTGCACAATCTTAATAAGGTTTCCAATCAGCCCCACCCgctctggccccacccccaccctccaacaGAGATTTATCAAATGTGGGATTTTCCCATGAGTCTCAATATTAGAGTCTCAAGCCCCAATAAATATAAGACTGGGGATGTCTGAGGCTCATTCTGCCCTCGAGCCCACCAGGAACGAAAGAGAGCTCCATCTGCCCTCCGGGACTCCAGCTATGACCTTCCTCTCCACAAGTAAGTGAAGGAAATCCCTAGCCCTGGAACTGCCTGGCAGCCTGGCCGGCTGAGGGAGGGGTGTGTGTCTGCTGGGAGGGCTGGCAGGCAGCCAACAGCCAGCAGCACAGCTCCCCCAGCTGTGCGGTCTGTTCACTGGCTGTTCTCCCTTCCCTCCGGTACAGGCGCCTTCAGTCCACTCGCCTTCTCCCTGGGGCTGCTCCTGGTGGTGGCTACTGCTTTCCCTACCCCGGGACCCCTGGGAGGAGATGCCACCTCAAATAGACTACCACTCACCTCTGCAGACAAAATGGAAGAACTCATTAAGTACATCCTCGGCAAAATCTCTGCACTGAAAAAGGAGGTGGGTAGGCTCAACTGAGGGTGATAAAGGGCCTGTGTGGGCATTCACCTCCTGGGCCCTGGATGTGGACAAGGGCTCCTGCACTGGGAGGTCTTTGCTGGGTTCTGGGGCAGTTTAGATTTCAGGCCAAAGGGGCAGACGTCTTctgtatttctcttctgctgctggtcTCAGGGAGTTCCTTTCCCTCCTGGAAAACACACACTGGGGTTGAAATCCATGCCCGTTGGCCCATTCCCAGCTCCATACTTGGCATGGGCTGGGTGTCACTGCCTCTCAGGACTTCCTTTTCCCTAACCAAAAAATAATGTCTACcaattttctttgtctctcttgcaCTTTGGAAGCATTGGCAGAGTGCCACCTGAAATAAATGTTGAGCTTCtcacaaaaatcacaaaactttTAGGTTATGGAAGCTCAGGGGTTAGGGATTCCCCAGAGTCATTCCAGCATATAAGATGCATACTTGACAGCCCACCAAAGTGGCAAAATCATAAGTAGGTTAAAGCAGCTCCAAAGCTTTAAAGGTAAGGTAGTTTGGCTCTGTCTGGTAGAAAGGAAAGAGCACAGGAGGGGGTATTGGGAGTCCTGAACCAAATCTAGTTCTGGTTCTGCTGAACCAGTTTTGTGATCTTTGGCAAATTCCCTACCACCTCTGGGCCCCATTTGTAAAATTTTGGAATTGGACTAGATGATCtcaaaggtccttctagctggaaaATTGGGGCTCAAATTACATTCACCCAATTATCATCAAAATTGCTGTCATTTATTGactacctactatgtgccatgcactTTATGTAAATAGTATGCCTCATCTTCACAAAAAACTTACAAAGGAGGAGTTTCATTATCCCCAATTTGGAGAGATAAGGACACCAAGACTCAGGATAGGCAACAAGTGTGAAGTCATAGGTGCCCAGAAATGAGCCCGTGTGCCCATCTTCACGAGACCTGGCTTGCCTGGATGCTGATGTGGTGTGACTTCATTCTCTTAGAGGACTTCCTGCCTGGGTAAAACATGAATCGGCCCTCTAGTGGTGTTTGTTTTGGGGGCACTTCTTTGACAACAGTTCTGGTATTCCTCCCCAGATGTGTGACAACTATAACAAATGTGAGGACAGCAAGGAGGCACTGGCAGAAAACAACCTAAATCTTCCGAAACTGGCAGAAAAAGATGGATGCTTCCAATCTGGGTTCAATCAGGTAGGAACACATCACATTCACTTTAACTATTCCTTAGTCAAAAGTTCTCCCTCTGATATGCAGTGTCTGTATGCATATAGACCAGGCAGACAACAAAGAGGATAAATGTAAAGAACATCATGTAAATTTCACAAGGAAGCCAACTTGAATCTCTCTGAAGGCAGCTTACTTTTGAATGCAATGGTTAGAGATAGCCCTTCTGTATTGGGATTTCTGCGGCCATCAAATGTTAGAAACCCCAGTAGGTTTAGCTAATCCATCCTGGGTAAAGTTGTCCTTCTCTTCGCTGCCTGCTGTTAGCAGGATCCCAGTCTGCCCTCTGTGTAGAGGTCGTTCTCTACACCCTCTTCCTTCCAGACAGTGGGATATCCTGCACTGACTTCTGATTATTCCATAAAAGGAGGTTCAGCCCAATATTGACAAGAACAGGAGTGCAGCCAGAAGGAAGAGTATTAAGGGGAGAATCAGAGAAAGACCCCTTTGCCACATTCCAGCATCTATCAGGTTTTGGGTAAAACTGATTAAGTAGTGTCTCTGTCCAGATATTTAAAATGGGGCAGCTGATGCTGTATGATGTCTCAAAATACAATGCTAAAGGGTGTTTGAAGTTCcttggaggagcagagggagaagtagCTGAATTATAGcgatttaaactttttaaattgattatacCTTCCTAGCAATAGCTGATTTCCCCATCTTTTCTCTTAGGAGACCTGCCTGACAAGAATCACTACTGGTCTTCAGGAGTTTCAGATATACCTGAAATTCCTCCAGGACAAGTATGAGGGTGATAAGGAAAATGCCAAGTCTGTGTACACCAGTACTAACGTCCTGCTCCAGATGCTGAAGCGTAAGGTGAGCATTTCCTCATCCCCTCCCTTGGTGCGAGGAACACAGGCTCAAAGAAAGGAGCCTAGACAACTTGGGAATGCAAAGCCAATTCAAAAGAGATGGCCACATGTAGAGGAAAGGATCTAAGGAAGATTTTCTGATAGttgaaactttttgttttttcttttggttctctTCTGCAAAAGACATTAATAACtatatttaaaactgttaaatGAGATTTTAACATCAACTTCTACTATAATGGCttaagatataagaaaaaaaatctgtagaggcAGAAGGAAGCACCTCCAATCCTGCTCAGTGATCTATAATAACAAAGAACAGAgggcataaaaattattttaatattttaattattgccAACTGATATTCTTGTCACTGTGGTAGTTTCAACTCTTTCCCCTTACTTTTTGCTGGAAGAGTTAatgcagaaaaatgtttaaaggctAG contains these protein-coding regions:
- the IL6 gene encoding interleukin-6, with amino-acid sequence MTFLSTSAFSPLAFSLGLLLVVATAFPTPGPLGGDATSNRLPLTSADKMEELIKYILGKISALKKEMCDNYNKCEDSKEALAENNLNLPKLAEKDGCFQSGFNQETCLTRITTGLQEFQIYLKFLQDKYEGDKENAKSVYTSTNVLLQMLKRKGKNQDEVTIPVPTVEVGLQAKLQSQEEWLRHTTIHLTLRRLEDFLQFSLRAVRIM